Proteins encoded within one genomic window of Saccharopolyspora pogona:
- a CDS encoding DUF6343 family protein: MPKRKREDYERGLPGYHDPMAGFAGAPYACSALTLRLWLAGFGLVFCTGAAVLVFLFVPELAWLGWALIVLAVTALVDFGWVAHRKRRGEPG; encoded by the coding sequence ATGCCGAAGCGCAAGCGCGAGGACTACGAGCGAGGGCTGCCGGGCTACCACGACCCGATGGCCGGCTTCGCCGGAGCGCCCTACGCGTGCAGCGCCCTGACCCTGCGGCTCTGGCTGGCCGGATTCGGCCTGGTGTTCTGCACGGGTGCGGCCGTGCTGGTGTTCCTGTTCGTGCCGGAACTGGCGTGGCTGGGGTGGGCGCTGATCGTGCTGGCCGTGACCGCCCTCGTCGACTTCGGCTGGGTCGCCCACCGCAAGCGCCGCGGCGAACCCGGCTGA
- a CDS encoding 5-formyltetrahydrofolate cyclo-ligase, which yields MPNTDVNDRKNDIRQRVWDLLDREGAVLGGSSHGRIPNFVGADHAAAQLATVAAWHDAAVVKAVPDKAQLPARARALRAGKIVYMAVPKLAAQQPFYLLDPAKLTVPAEEAASSHTAAAVARTVGVDELRPVDLIVCGSVAVNHHGVRLGKGAGYSDIEVALLAEAGLIGPHTTIVTTVHSLQVLDQDIPETRHDFSVDLIVTADEIITCEPARRPTGLIGDELSPDQLAAMPVLQSFHRKS from the coding sequence GTGCCGAACACCGACGTGAACGACCGAAAGAACGATATCCGACAGCGCGTCTGGGATCTCTTGGATCGCGAAGGCGCCGTCCTTGGCGGTAGCTCGCACGGCCGTATTCCGAACTTCGTAGGCGCCGACCACGCAGCTGCTCAACTCGCGACCGTGGCAGCGTGGCACGACGCGGCCGTGGTCAAGGCAGTCCCAGACAAGGCCCAACTCCCGGCGCGCGCCCGGGCCTTGCGCGCTGGCAAAATCGTTTACATGGCGGTGCCGAAACTAGCCGCCCAGCAACCCTTCTACCTGCTCGACCCCGCCAAGCTGACCGTTCCAGCCGAGGAGGCCGCATCCAGCCACACTGCGGCTGCCGTAGCGCGAACGGTCGGCGTCGACGAGCTACGACCGGTAGACCTGATCGTTTGTGGCAGCGTCGCGGTCAACCATCATGGTGTACGCCTGGGCAAAGGTGCTGGTTACTCCGACATCGAAGTCGCCCTACTCGCTGAAGCGGGTTTGATCGGACCGCATACCACGATCGTCACAACTGTCCATAGCTTGCAGGTCCTCGACCAGGACATTCCCGAGACCCGCCACGACTTCAGCGTCGACCTCATCGTCACCGCCGACGAGATCATCACTTGCGAGCCAGCCCGCCGTCCCACCGGCCTCATCGGGGACGAACTTTCACCAGACCAGCTCGCTGCGATGCCTGTGCTCCAGTCCTTCCACCGCAAGAGCTGA
- a CDS encoding winged helix-turn-helix domain-containing protein: MTLEAAFREPVGPESPEARPLEDGAVIEVTARFVVPQRDLATLESDFARKLRALVEVPSQSTVEIQTRPEVPRLRSLPAPTEPALRILVAPRRVVRADGTNIDFTRLEFDLLLFLCENPGRVHRRGSLLNAVWHLNSTPSTRTVDVHVRRIRSKLGPDLDLITTVRGVGYRMDRLSDVHIEPDPYAS; this comes from the coding sequence ATGACGCTGGAAGCTGCTTTCCGGGAGCCGGTGGGTCCGGAGTCCCCGGAGGCGCGTCCGCTGGAGGACGGTGCGGTGATCGAGGTGACCGCCCGGTTCGTCGTCCCGCAACGAGATCTCGCCACGCTGGAAAGCGATTTCGCCCGGAAACTGCGCGCCTTGGTGGAGGTTCCCAGCCAGTCCACTGTGGAGATACAGACCAGGCCGGAGGTGCCGCGGTTGCGGTCGCTGCCCGCTCCGACGGAGCCCGCCCTGCGCATCCTGGTCGCCCCGCGCAGGGTGGTGCGGGCCGACGGGACGAACATCGACTTCACCCGGCTGGAGTTCGACCTGCTGCTGTTCCTGTGCGAGAACCCGGGGCGGGTGCACCGGCGCGGCTCGCTGCTCAACGCCGTCTGGCACCTGAACAGCACGCCGAGCACCCGCACGGTGGATGTGCACGTCCGCCGGATCCGCAGCAAGCTCGGGCCGGACCTGGACCTGATCACCACGGTTCGCGGGGTCGGCTACCGGATGGACCGCCTCTCGGACGTCCACATCGAGCCCGACCCCTACGCGTCCTGA
- a CDS encoding DnaJ family domain-containing protein, producing the protein MTERKPPGVTFESWIDKQIRTSQERGDFDDLPGAGKPLPGAGAPLDDHWWVKEYIRREGLSGDALLPAPLQLRKEVERLPETVRDLTTEQDVRDVATDLNRRIVEYLRAPTGPPVAVGSVNVDDVVVRWRAGRPEPQRRPASAPNEPVPRKTHWWKRFRR; encoded by the coding sequence ATGACCGAGCGCAAGCCACCCGGTGTCACGTTCGAATCATGGATCGACAAGCAGATCCGCACCTCCCAGGAGCGCGGTGACTTCGACGACCTGCCCGGCGCGGGCAAGCCGCTGCCCGGCGCGGGCGCACCGCTCGACGACCATTGGTGGGTCAAGGAGTACATCCGCCGCGAGGGGCTGTCCGGCGATGCCCTGCTGCCCGCCCCGCTGCAGCTGCGCAAGGAGGTCGAGCGGCTGCCCGAAACCGTTCGCGACCTGACCACCGAGCAGGACGTCCGCGACGTGGCAACGGACCTGAACCGCCGCATCGTCGAATACCTCCGCGCACCGACCGGACCGCCGGTCGCCGTCGGATCGGTGAACGTCGATGACGTGGTGGTCCGGTGGCGCGCCGGCCGGCCCGAGCCGCAGCGGCGCCCAGCATCCGCACCGAACGAGCCCGTACCGCGGAAAACGCATTGGTGGAAACGCTTCCGCCGCTGA
- a CDS encoding helix-turn-helix domain-containing protein translates to MTARRTSLIRRRKALGHSQESLAAALQVAVSTVARWERGESDPRPWQRPNLA, encoded by the coding sequence ATGACCGCGCGAAGAACCTCGCTGATTCGGCGACGCAAGGCGCTGGGTCATTCGCAAGAGTCGCTGGCGGCGGCACTGCAGGTCGCTGTTTCGACCGTTGCCCGATGGGAGAGAGGCGAGAGCGATCCCCGCCCCTGGCAACGTCCGAATCTTGCATGA
- a CDS encoding FABP family protein, which produces MGSSSERAQLPIPAETTDLRCGPPLHDACAPLRALVGVWRGGGEVDYPSIEGPYRFGQQVTISHDGRPFLRHEARAWLLDAEGDVLRPAAWETGWWRPQPDGRLELLISHCTGILELFYGAAYPQSWELSTDTVVRAATAKDVEAAARSYALDDDGTLHYAESRAMVGLPITPHVTARLHRS; this is translated from the coding sequence ATGGGTTCTTCCAGTGAGCGCGCTCAGCTACCCATCCCGGCGGAGACCACTGACCTGCGCTGCGGGCCGCCGCTGCACGACGCTTGTGCCCCGCTGCGGGCGTTGGTCGGCGTGTGGCGCGGGGGCGGCGAGGTCGACTACCCGAGCATCGAGGGCCCGTACCGGTTCGGGCAGCAGGTCACGATCTCCCACGACGGGCGGCCGTTCCTGCGCCACGAGGCGCGGGCCTGGCTGCTCGACGCCGAGGGTGACGTCCTTCGCCCGGCGGCGTGGGAAACCGGCTGGTGGCGGCCGCAGCCCGACGGGCGCCTGGAACTGCTGATCAGCCACTGCACCGGAATCCTGGAGCTGTTCTACGGCGCGGCGTACCCGCAGAGCTGGGAGCTGTCCACCGACACGGTGGTCCGCGCCGCAACCGCGAAGGACGTCGAAGCCGCGGCGCGCAGTTACGCGCTCGACGACGACGGCACCCTCCACTACGCCGAGAGCCGCGCCATGGTCGGCCTGCCCATAACCCCGCACGTCACGGCCCGGCTGCACCGCAGCTGA
- a CDS encoding site-specific integrase gives METQAFDRWQRTKLAAIERTEHRRLVERFTAWHVRRRLRDLAEKQPITPKQVEGAQHQVSQAIVFLAWLGEHGLELADVGQTEIDAWFADGPFYTRRLATAFLKWAMRARLLAPATIPHRREPNPRLLTQQQRLDVLRRLALDDTIHPTARVPTLLMVLYAQPLLRVLRLTVDDIVRTDGEIHLRLGDPPVPVPSPFNAILTDYLDQRRNLTTSNTGAAWFFPSINPGQPITAAGVRKHLRRHGLPALSGRSAVLQQLLIDAPPPVIAAMLGFTDHHLTHGRSVPPHAGQSSRPAANANLAASASASTTSIRSHPMKRPEGSVPREGGTGVAI, from the coding sequence ATGGAAACTCAGGCCTTCGACCGGTGGCAGCGCACCAAGCTCGCCGCGATCGAGCGAACCGAGCACCGGCGCCTCGTCGAGCGGTTCACCGCCTGGCACGTGCGCCGGCGGCTGCGCGACCTCGCCGAGAAGCAACCGATCACCCCGAAACAGGTGGAAGGCGCCCAGCACCAGGTCTCCCAGGCGATCGTATTCCTAGCCTGGCTGGGCGAGCATGGACTGGAGCTCGCCGACGTCGGGCAGACCGAGATCGACGCCTGGTTCGCCGACGGCCCGTTCTACACCCGCAGGCTCGCCACCGCGTTCCTGAAGTGGGCGATGCGCGCCCGCCTGCTCGCCCCGGCGACGATCCCGCACCGCCGCGAACCGAACCCGCGGCTGCTGACCCAGCAGCAACGGCTCGACGTGCTGCGCCGCCTGGCCCTGGACGACACCATCCACCCGACCGCCCGGGTGCCCACCCTGCTCATGGTGCTCTACGCCCAACCGCTCTTGAGGGTGCTACGCCTGACCGTGGACGACATCGTGCGCACTGACGGCGAAATCCATCTCCGGCTCGGTGACCCGCCCGTACCAGTCCCTTCGCCGTTCAACGCAATCCTGACCGACTACCTCGACCAACGACGCAACCTCACGACCAGCAACACCGGCGCGGCCTGGTTCTTCCCGAGCATCAACCCCGGCCAGCCCATAACCGCGGCAGGCGTCCGCAAACACCTCCGCCGGCACGGACTTCCCGCCCTCAGCGGGCGTTCCGCCGTACTCCAGCAACTCCTGATCGACGCTCCACCACCGGTCATCGCGGCCATGCTCGGCTTCACCGACCACCACCTCACCCACGGCCGCAGCGTCCCGCCGCATGCCGGGCAGTCCAGCCGGCCGGCAGCCAACGCCAACCTTGCCGCGTCGGCGTCGGCGTCGACGACTTCGATCAGGTCTCATCCCATGAAGCGTCCAGAAGGGTCAGTACCCCGGGAAGGGGGAACTGGTGTTGCAATCTGA
- a CDS encoding nitroreductase family protein gives MAESSWNLHTTAVARFYEWAVEEGHAEAVPFTYAWAKRFVDGQVRTMRRNLAKLKGPKPATTIKYLEQDFAELFVRALEGLLPDGAPDPAFRGHDPGRNAAMTRFGLEFYGAPHAAFLFMPKFGDGVRAARDIGMYAQNFLLSLAARGFDGVPQTHLGFYADTVRDFLRSRRAHAHQNPMDGWAQDVTTSTRASS, from the coding sequence TTGGCCGAGTCGTCGTGGAACCTGCACACCACGGCGGTGGCCCGGTTCTACGAGTGGGCGGTCGAGGAAGGCCACGCGGAGGCGGTGCCGTTCACCTACGCCTGGGCCAAGCGGTTCGTGGACGGCCAGGTCAGGACGATGCGGCGCAATCTCGCGAAGCTGAAGGGGCCGAAGCCGGCGACCACGATCAAGTACCTGGAGCAGGACTTCGCCGAGTTGTTCGTGCGGGCGCTGGAGGGACTGCTGCCCGACGGCGCGCCCGATCCCGCTTTCCGCGGTCACGATCCCGGCCGGAACGCAGCGATGACCCGGTTCGGCCTGGAGTTCTATGGCGCGCCCCACGCCGCCTTCCTGTTCATGCCGAAGTTCGGCGACGGCGTGCGCGCCGCGCGTGACATCGGTATGTACGCGCAGAACTTCCTGCTCTCCCTGGCCGCCCGCGGCTTCGACGGCGTTCCTCAGACCCATCTCGGCTTCTACGCCGACACCGTCCGCGACTTCCTGCGGTCACGGCGGGCGCATGCGCACCAAAACCCGATGGACGGGTGGGCGCAGGACGTTACGACATCGACGCGGGCCAGCAGCTGA
- a CDS encoding helix-turn-helix domain-containing protein, with protein MNARRTLLIRRRKAVGHSQESLAAALQVAVSTVARWERGESDPRPWQRPKLEVELRLSTAELDELVPDASPSERGMRARSDGGLIDGQPRHDGMVTVAQLRRRVYDLDGRYDHMPSLSLLTDAAQALGQIDVLAERSRSSSRRELQRIEATAAILLGQLVWDASQRRDHQTARRYFEQAERAAREFNDPVAEGHALLRNSYLALYGEHDPVKGLRLTEHTAAVATGASDVITGLAQLHSAEAHAMVGETRLCEVALAAAETSFGHVADTDAAAHLFSPVQFDRLAGSCYLFLGDHHRAERFLGTAATATRAPTKSRAIVLGNLSLTYLHKRDLDAAVVTLHDAIDVVEANRGGGGLNLVSDAVRKLRSWQSEPVVRDIYDRVLSLMTATP; from the coding sequence ATGAACGCACGAAGAACCTTGCTGATTCGGCGACGCAAGGCGGTGGGCCATTCACAAGAGTCGCTGGCGGCGGCACTTCAGGTCGCTGTTTCGACCGTTGCCCGGTGGGAGAGAGGCGAGAGCGATCCCCGACCCTGGCAACGTCCCAAGCTAGAGGTCGAACTGCGGCTTTCCACCGCCGAACTCGACGAGTTGGTGCCTGACGCTTCACCAAGTGAGCGCGGCATGCGCGCCAGGTCAGACGGGGGATTGATCGACGGCCAGCCGAGGCATGACGGTATGGTCACCGTGGCGCAGCTTCGGCGGAGGGTGTATGACCTCGACGGACGTTACGACCACATGCCCTCTCTCTCCCTACTGACGGATGCGGCGCAGGCACTCGGGCAGATTGACGTCCTCGCCGAGCGCAGCCGCTCCTCGTCTCGCCGTGAACTGCAGCGGATCGAAGCGACTGCGGCGATCCTGCTCGGCCAACTGGTTTGGGACGCTTCCCAACGCCGCGACCACCAGACGGCACGCCGCTACTTTGAGCAAGCGGAGCGTGCGGCCCGAGAATTCAATGATCCGGTAGCTGAAGGTCATGCCCTGCTCCGGAACAGCTACCTGGCGCTTTACGGCGAGCATGACCCGGTCAAAGGGCTACGGTTGACCGAACACACAGCTGCGGTTGCAACCGGGGCCAGCGATGTCATCACTGGCTTAGCTCAGCTCCACTCGGCCGAGGCCCACGCGATGGTCGGTGAAACCCGTCTCTGCGAAGTGGCACTGGCTGCAGCGGAGACCAGTTTCGGACACGTCGCGGACACCGACGCGGCCGCACACCTGTTCTCGCCGGTCCAGTTCGATCGGCTCGCCGGGTCCTGCTACTTGTTCCTCGGTGATCACCACCGAGCGGAGCGGTTTCTCGGTACCGCGGCCACGGCGACGAGAGCACCAACGAAGTCCCGAGCTATAGTGCTGGGCAATCTCAGTCTCACCTACCTGCACAAACGTGATCTCGATGCAGCGGTGGTGACACTGCACGACGCAATCGACGTGGTGGAAGCCAACCGCGGTGGCGGTGGCTTGAATCTCGTGTCCGACGCAGTCCGTAAGCTCCGCAGCTGGCAATCCGAACCCGTAGTCCGCGACATTTACGATCGGGTGCTCTCCTTGATGACTGCGACGCCCTGA
- a CDS encoding SAM-dependent methyltransferase — protein sequence MAVSGREGMLPTRIDTHVASIARVYDCFLGGKDNYAVDREVHQRIMDIAPEAGPLARDCRRWLGRVIRYLANTVGIDQFLDLGSGLPTAENTHQVAQRMNRDAVVVYVDNDPIVAAHGRALLVENERTHFLVADLRESRDLLWHPAVTRRLDFERPVALLQCCTLHHLEDDDRPREIMAAYIDALPTGSYVALTHFYDPADRSALSALAQEIERRFRTSSMGTSRFRTRQEIEAYFDGLELVPASPDSDLPPVGLVRDWWPEGPRQREPHGMENLILCGLARKP from the coding sequence ATGGCAGTATCCGGCCGTGAGGGCATGTTGCCCACACGGATCGACACGCACGTGGCCAGTATCGCGCGCGTTTATGACTGCTTCCTGGGAGGCAAAGACAACTACGCGGTGGATCGTGAAGTCCACCAGCGCATTATGGACATCGCACCGGAGGCAGGGCCGCTGGCGCGGGACTGCCGCCGGTGGCTGGGCCGCGTGATTCGCTACCTGGCCAACACCGTCGGGATCGACCAGTTCCTCGACCTCGGTTCCGGTTTGCCCACCGCAGAGAACACCCACCAGGTGGCGCAGCGCATGAATCGCGACGCGGTCGTGGTCTACGTCGACAACGACCCGATCGTGGCCGCGCACGGCCGAGCACTGCTCGTCGAAAACGAGCGAACCCATTTCCTTGTCGCAGATCTGCGTGAGTCGCGCGATCTCCTGTGGCACCCAGCGGTGACGCGGCGTCTGGACTTCGAACGTCCTGTCGCGTTGTTGCAGTGCTGCACCCTGCATCACCTGGAGGACGACGACCGGCCGCGCGAGATCATGGCCGCCTACATCGATGCGCTGCCGACCGGATCGTATGTCGCGTTGACTCATTTCTACGATCCCGCCGACCGAAGTGCCCTGTCTGCGTTGGCGCAGGAGATCGAGCGTCGCTTCCGCACCAGCTCGATGGGAACGAGCCGGTTCCGCACACGCCAGGAGATCGAAGCCTACTTCGACGGACTGGAACTCGTGCCTGCCTCGCCCGACTCTGACCTACCGCCCGTCGGGCTCGTTCGTGACTGGTGGCCCGAAGGGCCACGCCAGCGGGAGCCGCACGGCATGGAGAACCTGATCCTATGTGGACTCGCCCGTAAACCGTAG
- a CDS encoding MarR family winged helix-turn-helix transcriptional regulator — translation MSRDDPAAEDTAGIAQAATEVRTGVMRLARRLRAERDPGELTLGRLAVLGRLERDGPATASALAGAERVTPQSMARMVQHLIDAELAERDLDPGDRRAAIIRITEAGRRRVRQDRGKREAWLAQAMTGLTDVERELLVLAARLLDRLADS, via the coding sequence ATGAGTCGCGACGATCCCGCTGCCGAAGACACCGCCGGGATCGCTCAGGCGGCCACCGAGGTCAGGACGGGCGTGATGCGCCTGGCGCGCCGGTTGCGCGCCGAGCGCGATCCCGGCGAGCTGACCCTGGGTCGTCTGGCGGTGCTGGGCCGCTTGGAGCGCGACGGTCCGGCGACCGCCAGCGCGCTGGCCGGCGCCGAGCGGGTCACCCCGCAGTCCATGGCTCGAATGGTGCAGCACTTGATCGACGCCGAGCTGGCCGAGCGAGACCTCGATCCGGGCGACCGCCGGGCCGCCATCATCCGGATCACGGAGGCGGGCCGCCGCAGGGTCCGGCAGGACCGGGGCAAGCGCGAGGCGTGGTTGGCCCAGGCGATGACCGGGCTGACCGACGTCGAACGGGAGCTGCTGGTGCTCGCGGCCAGGCTGCTGGACCGGCTCGCCGACTCCTGA
- a CDS encoding mycothiol transferase, with product MSSVEVLVDAFSRIREVVHETVSGLAPDQLAYRGDPEANSIAWLVWHLTRVQDDHVSDVAEVEQVWTAQDWLGRFGLPFTHEDIGYGHDPDEVGEVRVDSGELLTGYHDAVHAQTVAFVSELTDDDLAEVVDAGWTPPVTLGVRLVSVIADDLQHAGQAAFIRGIVERTG from the coding sequence ATGTCCAGCGTCGAGGTGCTCGTCGATGCGTTCAGCCGAATCCGCGAAGTGGTGCACGAGACCGTCTCGGGCCTGGCTCCCGACCAGCTGGCGTACCGGGGCGATCCGGAGGCCAACTCCATCGCCTGGCTGGTGTGGCACCTGACCCGGGTGCAGGACGACCACGTCTCGGACGTCGCCGAGGTGGAGCAGGTCTGGACCGCGCAGGACTGGCTGGGGCGCTTCGGGTTGCCGTTCACGCACGAGGACATCGGTTACGGCCACGACCCCGACGAGGTCGGCGAGGTGCGCGTCGACTCCGGTGAGCTGCTGACCGGCTACCACGACGCCGTCCACGCGCAGACGGTCGCCTTCGTCTCGGAGCTGACCGACGACGACCTCGCCGAGGTCGTGGACGCCGGGTGGACTCCCCCGGTCACCCTCGGTGTGCGGCTGGTGAGCGTGATCGCCGACGATCTCCAGCACGCCGGCCAGGCCGCTTTCATCCGCGGCATCGTCGAACGCACCGGATAG
- a CDS encoding MFS transporter: MRSTDPKPELPGRFVTPIALGTILQPLNSSMIAVALVGIRSHFDAGTSVTWLVSALYLATAVAAPAMGRIADVLGPRRTSLAGIVLVGATSAVAPFAPNVAALVVCRILIGIGTAAQYPCGVAMIRRAADRLRSRPNNALAALAICSQVTAALGPSLGGLLVGGFGWAGVFWINVPLALFGGAVIMRWGPADAPARGHSSGRLKALARVDPVGMLLFAVSITTLMFWLLSLATTPVWWWLAVAIPAVALTAWWGLRARDPFLDMRLLARGGLSLTYVRTIVTHIVLVCVRCSSGVARWAICGLPILLLQHTQPRDPFPHRTAWPHHQWLAGGHENSGPDDKPSYLGDGEGAASFQFGECFDYLRVCPNVFGRDRVCDAKCF; encoded by the coding sequence TTGCGATCGACGGACCCCAAGCCCGAGTTACCGGGCAGGTTCGTCACCCCGATCGCCCTCGGCACGATCCTGCAACCGCTGAACTCGTCGATGATCGCGGTCGCGCTGGTCGGCATCCGCTCCCACTTCGACGCGGGCACCTCGGTGACCTGGCTGGTCTCGGCGCTCTACCTGGCCACCGCCGTCGCCGCCCCCGCGATGGGCCGCATCGCCGACGTGCTCGGCCCGCGCCGCACCAGCCTCGCCGGAATCGTCTTGGTCGGCGCCACTTCGGCGGTGGCGCCGTTCGCGCCGAACGTCGCGGCGCTCGTGGTCTGCCGCATCCTCATCGGCATCGGCACCGCGGCCCAGTACCCGTGCGGCGTCGCGATGATCCGCCGCGCCGCCGACCGGCTTCGCTCCCGGCCGAACAATGCTCTGGCCGCGCTCGCCATCTGCTCGCAGGTCACCGCCGCGCTCGGGCCCTCCCTCGGCGGGCTGCTCGTCGGCGGGTTCGGCTGGGCCGGGGTGTTCTGGATCAACGTGCCGCTGGCGCTGTTCGGCGGCGCGGTGATCATGCGGTGGGGCCCGGCGGACGCGCCGGCACGAGGTCACAGCAGCGGGCGGCTGAAGGCGCTCGCGCGGGTCGACCCGGTCGGCATGCTGCTCTTCGCAGTCTCGATCACCACGCTGATGTTCTGGCTGCTGTCGTTGGCCACGACCCCGGTGTGGTGGTGGCTGGCCGTCGCGATCCCGGCCGTCGCGCTGACCGCCTGGTGGGGCCTGCGAGCCCGCGACCCGTTCCTGGACATGCGCCTGCTGGCGCGAGGCGGGTTGTCGTTGACCTACGTCCGGACGATCGTGACGCACATCGTGCTGGTCTGCGTCCGGTGCTCATCCGGCGTGGCCCGTTGGGCCATTTGTGGGCTACCGATCCTGTTGTTACAGCATACGCAGCCACGTGATCCATTCCCTCACCGAACTGCATGGCCTCATCACCAGTGGCTAGCTGGAGGGCATGAGAATTCCGGACCGGACGATAAACCGTCGTACCTCGGTGACGGCGAGGGCGCCGCTTCTTTTCAGTTCGGTGAGTGTTTCGATTACCTGCGGGTGTGCCCGAACGTGTTCGGGCGCGATCGTGTATGCGACGCGAAATGCTTCTAG